A genomic region of Haliotis asinina isolate JCU_RB_2024 chromosome 1, JCU_Hal_asi_v2, whole genome shotgun sequence contains the following coding sequences:
- the LOC137258628 gene encoding nuclear apoptosis-inducing factor 1-like, whose product MVETDASKKRKPNWHKEECLLLAELVKERKTVIDGRFGPGVTSANRHEAWQKITDTLNAKGHQQRSKEEVIKKWKNLKSAGKSAYSTLKNSTTATGGGPPPTPISPVTEAVVDCIGRDNTVLTGIGPMSMDSSFIQLLQLDQSFEKELEPSLASPSTSASACTSVSTSATSSAVLEKENLLLEIEVLKLQKIYLQSKIRKLEE is encoded by the exons ATGGTCGAGACCGATGctagcaagaaaagaaaacccaaCTGGCATAAAGAAGAATGTCTGCTGTTAGCAGAATTAGTGAAGGAGAGGAAGACTGTAATAGATGGGAGATTCGGACCGGGTGTGACTTCGGCAAACCGACATGAGGCGTGGCAG aaaatcaCAGACACCCTCAATGCAAAGGGTCACCAACAAAGAAGCAAAGAGGAGGTCATTAAGAAATGGAAGAATCTGAAGAGTGCCGGAAAAAGTGCTTACAGCACATTGAAGAATTCAACAACTGCAACCG GCGGTGGACCACCCCCAACACCTATAAGCCCTGTCACAGAGGCGGTGGTGGACTGTATTGGCAGGGATAACACTGTCCTAACCGGGATTGGGCCAATGTCAATGGATTCAAGCTTCATACAGCTCCTACAGCTAGACCAATCCTTCGAAAA AGAGTTAGAGCCATCATTggcatcaccatcaacatcagcatcagcCTGCACATCAGTCTCCACATCAGCTACTTCCTCAGCAGTTTTGGAAAAAGAGAACTTGTTACTGGAAATTGAGGTTCTGAAATTACAGAAAATTTATCTTCAGTCAAAAATCAGGAAATTGGAAGAATAG